The window AAGCTAACTTCGGTGGGTCCACTGACACTGCTGATGTgatcttcaccgtccatccatcttgccagGTTGGTTTCAGACGTCTACCAAAACAGGACCCTACGgtagaagctcaagtgggccaaaccatagGAATCTAGGTATTAAATGCATCCAttggaaacttcttgggggccactgaaGTATGTACAGTGGGCcaatatttgtgatttctctaCATGTAGGTATGCGTGACCTTATCATCACTGTGGCCCTTACAAAGATTTCAGCGGTTAGagttttttcctgtggtatggtccactagatCGCCGGCTGTGATTCGTTTTTTGGCCCTTGGCATAAAATGTGatggcgaaatggatggacaacgtggacaatagttatacatcatggtagggcctgcaTTGCTGATCCGGTACCttccttttggtgtggtccattggatgtTCGTATGCGCTTAATTTTCAGGCCATGGTGTAAAATGAAttgaccaaatggatggacgacatggataataTAGATGTATAATGGTGAGGCCTGCATTGGTGTTCTCGGACCATCTAGGACatttcaccattgtttcctgtggtgtggtccaccggaacAACGAATGTGAGGCAAAAAATGAgctggcgaaatggatggacggtgtagataatacacatacatcatggttgggccctaCAAAGCTATTCTATCACGCAACCGATTTGTCTCATCTCTTCCATTTCACAGCTAAATAGAAATTTATCTTGTTCCATTTCACAACTCAATAGAAATCTACATTTGTTCCATACCACAATTGAATACAAATCAACATCTCCATTAAACATCTGAATACAAATCTACATTTGTTCTATCACATAATCCAATAAAAATCTACATCTGTTCTACTACACAACCAAATACAAGTATTCATCTATTCCATCTCACATCTAAATACAAATCTACATCTATTGCATTACATGACTAAATAAAAATCTGCATCTATTCCATCACACAACTGAATACAAAtccccatcaatcccatcccttacACAATAAGCAATAATGAAACCCCCATCAATCCCCATAGTGCAGCATTGTGAGCACTGTTGTAAAGGTGTTGGATGCGTGTATTGATAAGTTTCTTTCTAACAACCTGTATGTATAAAAAACAAGACATGCCGAATTAAAAATTGAACTCATAAGCATTTAGAAACGACTTTTAGTTGATTCCAACTCTTATTAGTTGGAAAAATAACTGGCTGGGAAGTGTTCTTTGAAATCGAGTGGCATCAACATATTAAGTTGAATCTAGTTGAATCAAAATGTACATTAGAGTAGCATCCAAAAGAGAATAATTTTGAATCTTAAAATAAAGATGCAACATCAAGATACCCATGAGAAGATAGATCTAGAGTTCACATTAAAGGTCAGTCATTACCATACAATCGAAGTAAAAATCTGTTTTATTTCAAGTACACAATGAATCTCCACAGATGAATATAGTAGTGAACAAAGACCcactatataatattataatcaCATCTATTGGTTAAGAACACAACATAAACTATAAGTAGCAAAATGTATATGATTGCGATGTTAACAAGGACCCACTATATAATCATTGTACGAGTTCATTCCTCTGTCAACTATAATATCGAAACAGTTGCACTCTAACTAAGCTAAAACAGATTTGAAATGTATACATGAGTGGCTAATGCTTGATTCATTGTAGTCTTTATCAATCACCTATAGAAtggtaaataaaaaattaattcaaCATACTATAATtgctaacaaaaataaaagaattagaATAAGAAATTGAACAGAGATGATAAGAGTATCCGTAAGTGGtttattttgttttcttcctGGAGTTTATCAATCACctggaaaacaaaaacaaaccaaTTAACTCAATTCTTTGTAAATAAGCAGAAATCTGAGTATGAAAATCAGAAAGTGAACATAGGTGAGGAGAGAatcattttaaaagataaatacAATAACACTAATCACAAATTGCTGCAAATCTCATGCCATACCTAATCAGAAATAAATGACCCGCATGTCTAGGCTGTAGACAAAAAATAAGCTGATAAATAGTAAACAAAACAAACAATTGAAGGTAGAACCCCATAATAAGCTACAAAGAAAACTTCCTAATAGAAATTGTAAGCTGTAAACAATAGAGATTCTTGTAGCACATTCCAAAACAAAATAGAAATCCATGAAGCATATTCCAAAATAGAAATTGTAAGTACACTAATTGTAACCGAGTCACGTAGAGGTCTATTAAATCGAAGTGAATTGTGTTCATCAAGAATTCAACGCAACATAACATACATAGTAGTGAAGATCGCAAAAAAGACGAAGATAAAGATGGaagattaaaatttttaaaaaaaccaaaataCCTGCATGCTCCACATAACATCCACTTGACACTATCAAACTCCACACAATGATTGCTTGAATGTTCTTCCTCACTCATCTGTGTTGTCGAATCTCGTTGTGCCCGCTTGATTACCGTGCGGGAAGTACATGAATGACTTTACATGATtgtgttggagagagagagagagagagagagagagagagagagagagagaggaacatcCAATGCCTCAGATGTAGATTGGTCACACTATACAAAATTAACCCAATATTTTTgcgataaattttttttttgactttttcGAATTAAAGTTTCATGCTTTAATAATTATGAATTAAAATGAATTGAAGTATATGTAATAACTCACCTCTCTTGCAGGACACTTGTATAAGATTCCACATGACAGTCTTTTAGAAAGGATGGGAGAAGTACGTACTGACCAACAGATGTTAGAGATGTTTGATTATTACAAGAATGGGAAGAGAAAGTTGAAAGTGTTTGTTACATTTTTGGAGGAAGAAAGTCATGATGATGAAGGCGATGATGAAAGTAATGAAGACTCGGGTGCCTCAGAAGGTGAGGAGGATGACGTTGTGATCGGCTTAGCAGAAGAAGATGACGTGGCTGATTTTGATGAACTGATAGATCTGGATTCAGTCCATGATTCAGAAGACGAGGACGATAGTGACGATCTTTATGCAGAAGACGAAGATGCTGAGAGGCATGATTTTATCGACGATGAACCCAACTTTTATTCTAAAACAAAATTTTGATAGTATTGATGCATTCCGTATGGCACTTAGGCAATACTGTGTGAGTAGAGGAATAGAACTGAAATTCCATAACAATGATCGAAGGCGTGTTACCTTATAATGTAAGGCTGAAATGTGTGCATGGATGATTCATGCTGGTGTCCACCAGAATAACAGGACTTTTATTGTGAAGAGATATAATGATGCCCACAAGTGCAGTACTATCAATGACAAAGAAAATTGCATGGCGTCAACTATCTAGATTTGGTTAGCCATAGAGGACATAGTTCGTAACAAACCAGGCGTAGTGGTTAAGGCATTGAAAGACGAACTTAAGAGGAAGTATGGATTGACTGTTAATTATAAGAAAGTTTGGCATGGGAGAGAGTAGGCCATCGACAAGATTCTGGTTCACATAAAGAATCCTACCATCTAGTCCCACAATTCGCTCATGCTTTATTGACGTCGAATCCTGGAAGTATTATCAGGATACAAGTAGAGAGTTATGACAACTGCCATTTTAAACGGATGTTCATGTGTTTTCAGGTTCTGTTATGGGCTTCCTCAGTGTTGCTAGTCCATTCATTGGTGTCAATAGATGCCACGTGAAAAATAAGTACAAATGTGTGATATTGACATCCAAAAGTATCGGCAGGAACAATTGGATTTTCCCCATAGCCATTGCCATGGTAGAGGGAGAGAATACTAATAGTTGGAGGTGGTTGTTTAATGCACTGCATGATGGGCATTGACACGCCAAGGGAGCCTGTGATCATGTCAGACAGGCAGAAGGGCCTGATCGAAGCCGTGGATGAGGTATTTCCATATGCATATCATAGATTCTGCGTCCACCACCTAGATCAGAACTTCCAAAAACAATTCAGGGGCAAAATTTTTAAGGATAGGGAGATCAACGCAATCATATATGTGgtatgattttgatgaaactctaagagaaataaagaaagaatctGTACCTGCTCACGAGTGGATATCTAAGGTTCCTTCACGGTACTGGTCAAGGGTATATTTCAGCGATACCTCTTGCGTTGATCATGTAACCAACAATATATCAAAATGCTTCAACAATTATATAAGTGAAGCTAAACCaaagccaattgttgaggccatgAACTTGATAAGGGTGAAAATAATGAATACTTTTGCGATAAGGAGGGTTACAGTAGTTAAATGGGATATATTGCCCGTTCCTAATGTAATGAATGTAGAATTAGACAGGCTACTTCCAAAGAATTagaggttatagctttagagggCACATTGGTTGTGAATTTGAGAAAAAAATCCCGTAGTTGTCGATGGTTTGATGTTACAAGTATACCCTATAAGCATATGCCATTGCATCAATCTGGGTCATCAAGGGTATTGTGGAAGAGTTCCATTCGCCATACTATACAGTTGTGAAATTGAAACAACTTTATGTGCATCCTATTAGTGCGATGGGAGACCACTAGTTGTGGCCACAGGTCGATGATGTTGTGCTCCCACCTGCTACTCGCTGCCCTCCTGGTCATCCAAGGAAGCTGAGGATTCAAAGTTAAGATGAGTCCTGACCTTCTTCATTGCAAACTACGTGTAGTCGATGTAAGCGCCTTGAGCACAACCGACGCTCGTGCAAAGAATCTATAAATCAGAATTAGGTAACTCTTGACGTACACGTGACTTTATATTTCTCATTTTATCCTAACTCACATCGTGCATCTTACATATAGGTATACACATGTTGATGTTGTTGTGGTGCTTTTTATCTTCTAGATATTTTCCCTTTAAACCAAAACCATTAGTTAGCCTATCAAATCCTCTTTTCAACAAGCTATACATCACCCAATTTTGACACTCAAGAACCAAAATTCGATTGAAAAACCAAGAGGCGCATGTGCTATACTATGCAGGAAACAATTCTAAAAATTATATCCATGCTCTTGCAAGAAAATCTGAAACCCAAAATCCAAATTCCTTTGAACATTTGACCCAATTTTTACCAAACTACCCTTAGAATCCTAAATTCACCCCTAAGCTATCATATGTTTAGAAAACTAACATTTAACTAACTTAGTGAAATTTCAAAACTATTCTTGTTAAGCCATGAGTTGCTTTCAAGTGTTTTGATTCCAACCACTCACTCCCAAAGCCTCTAGAAACCTCTTAAAACTTTCCCTAAGCACAATTGCCCCCCAATCCTTTACATATTACTTTCCAACCATCTAATCAACAACCCACAACATGCGACTTGTCATTCATTCCACGCTTCACCACCCCTGGATCACCACCTTTGACTACAAATTACAACTTTACCATGCTCTCTTTTATAATTAGAGACCTATTGTACCAAGAGAGGGGTCTTGCCTCTTAAAATTCTAAATCAGCCTAACACTATGAGCCCAATTTTCATATAGAGAAAAATTCTGCAAGCCTTGTGGAGATGTAAGAGAACATGAGGATGGGAGTAAGAggttaggaattccttctttatCAAGGCCTATGTACAACTCTATTCTTAGGATTGATAAGCTAAGGCTTCGACAACCTTGAGGGATGGAGAAATTCACTTGTTCTTCCTCCCCAACTTCTCCTTGAAGGCTATACAAGCCAAGACCCTCCAATAATTGAATA is drawn from Magnolia sinica isolate HGM2019 chromosome 5, MsV1, whole genome shotgun sequence and contains these coding sequences:
- the LOC131246479 gene encoding uncharacterized protein LOC131246479 isoform X3, whose product is MVLENVKKMVALKSLDLQINQSRKTLPPLRAPPSQHADLASLHGHLYKIPHDSLLERMGEVRTDQQMLEMFDYYKNGKRKLKVFVTFLEEESHDDEGDDESNEDSGASEGEEDDVVIGLAEEDDVADFDELIDLDSVHDSEDEDDSDDLYAEDEDAERHDFIDDEPNFYSKTKF